In Desulfatirhabdium butyrativorans DSM 18734, the following proteins share a genomic window:
- a CDS encoding universal stress protein, translating into MALDLHRIVCMVDFSALSRVGIRLGAELAGRCGASLAAFYGVNLPGDVVYGSDYSYSKPKQHRLLAEAKEKMRAFLQGHSDIDGRVVEGEPVEVLCRLVRQEAIDLVIVTARRMRGIRRWVSGNLIERLIRHIDCPVLVIGCDRNNGQDAFLSIPQIAAITLPDERHRPLMASAVQISRAFGAGLELLHVLEAPLDVESEPYETAQAHLEQGAAKQLQETAIQLGADPERIQTTILEGAPTTVLPAYFNECQSTMVIVGVRRSHPLKKNVIGSTTETVVRHYPRCILTYPIFDGDKPDHG; encoded by the coding sequence ATGGCGCTTGACCTTCATCGCATCGTGTGTATGGTGGATTTTTCGGCGCTATCCCGCGTCGGTATTCGGCTCGGCGCCGAATTGGCCGGGCGCTGCGGAGCGTCGCTGGCCGCCTTTTACGGAGTGAACCTGCCCGGAGACGTCGTCTACGGCTCCGATTATTCCTACAGCAAACCGAAACAGCATCGCCTTCTGGCCGAGGCAAAGGAGAAAATGCGGGCGTTTCTCCAGGGCCATTCGGATATCGATGGCCGGGTTGTCGAAGGAGAGCCGGTTGAAGTGCTATGCCGCCTGGTGCGGCAGGAGGCAATCGATCTGGTGATCGTTACCGCCCGCCGCATGCGGGGAATCCGGCGATGGGTGAGCGGAAACCTGATCGAGCGGCTGATCCGCCACATCGATTGCCCGGTGCTGGTTATCGGCTGTGATCGCAACAACGGCCAGGATGCATTTCTCAGCATACCTCAGATTGCGGCCATCACCCTGCCGGACGAACGCCATCGGCCATTGATGGCGAGCGCCGTCCAAATTTCACGCGCCTTCGGTGCAGGGCTCGAGCTGCTTCATGTGCTGGAGGCCCCGCTCGATGTGGAATCGGAGCCTTACGAGACGGCTCAGGCCCATCTGGAGCAGGGCGCCGCAAAGCAACTGCAGGAAACGGCGATCCAGTTGGGTGCCGATCCAGAGCGTATTCAAACGACGATTCTGGAGGGTGCGCCGACAACGGTCCTGCCCGCTTACTTCAATGAATGCCAATCGACGATGGTCATCGTCGGTGTGAGACGATCCCATCCGCTCAAAAAAAACGTGATCGGTTCAACCACGGAAACCGTGGTTCGACACTATCCCCGCTGTATTCTGACCTATCCCATTTTTGATGGAGATAAGCCTGACCATGGCTGA
- a CDS encoding histone deacetylase family protein → MAELIVFHDERFSYHDPGEGHPENAGRIVAAKKALDAFGGGLRIDPGRMIDPVDLERLHSPAYIRFVKESARKERSSLSSDTFASSATYETALLAAGTAQAAVEAVLQGSCRRSFALVRPPGHHAEFGRSMGYCVFSNTALAAEFAMRRFGLQRILIVDWDVHHGNGTQHLFEADPRVVFFSVHQSPLFPGTGHVTEVGRGRGEGYTVNVPLPKGCTDADYAMVFERILCPLAEACRPELILISAGFDAHADDPMAGMRVSAAGFSEMTRSVMAMAQALCGGRLALILEGGYHPDALTESLAAVLRRLGDSDISALPPARTAQPSSAFLHLWKRFRSVHQQFWRCFTQ, encoded by the coding sequence ATGGCTGAGCTGATCGTGTTTCATGATGAGCGGTTCTCCTATCACGATCCCGGAGAAGGACACCCCGAAAACGCCGGACGGATCGTGGCCGCGAAAAAGGCTTTGGATGCTTTCGGCGGCGGCTTGCGGATCGATCCCGGCCGGATGATCGATCCGGTCGATCTCGAGCGGTTGCACAGCCCGGCCTATATCCGTTTCGTGAAGGAAAGCGCCAGGAAAGAGCGCTCATCCCTCTCATCGGATACCTTCGCCTCATCTGCCACCTACGAGACGGCCCTTCTGGCTGCAGGCACGGCACAGGCTGCCGTTGAAGCCGTCCTGCAGGGGAGCTGCCGACGCAGTTTCGCCCTGGTCCGCCCCCCTGGTCACCATGCGGAATTCGGGCGATCGATGGGCTATTGCGTGTTCAGCAACACGGCGCTCGCTGCCGAATTCGCCATGCGCCGCTTCGGTCTTCAGCGTATCCTCATCGTCGATTGGGACGTGCATCACGGAAACGGCACCCAGCATCTGTTCGAAGCCGACCCGCGGGTGGTGTTTTTTTCGGTCCATCAGAGCCCACTCTTCCCGGGTACGGGCCATGTGACGGAAGTCGGCCGTGGCAGAGGGGAAGGCTACACCGTCAACGTTCCCCTTCCGAAAGGATGCACGGATGCGGACTATGCAATGGTTTTCGAACGAATTCTATGCCCTCTGGCCGAAGCCTGTCGGCCGGAACTCATCCTGATTTCCGCAGGCTTCGATGCCCATGCGGACGATCCCATGGCCGGGATGCGGGTCAGTGCGGCCGGGTTCTCCGAGATGACCCGATCCGTGATGGCGATGGCACAAGCCTTGTGCGGCGGCAGACTCGCGCTGATCCTGGAAGGCGGATACCATCCCGATGCCCTGACGGAAAGTCTGGCTGCCGTATTGCGGCGATTAGGTGATTCCGATATTTCCGCCTTGCCGCCTGCCCGGACGGCACAACCATCGAGCGCCTTTTTGCACCTGTGGAAACGGTTCCGTTCGGTGCACCAGCAGTTCTGGAGATGCTTCACCCAATAG
- a CDS encoding CCA tRNA nucleotidyltransferase has product MPLSIQDEHFNQTLDLLKSVPATFPVYLVGGCVRDLLLTRKPDDYDVVVAASEALAFAGRLAQRCRSRVVSLGKGSDIVYRIPCRSRLIDVIPMVGESIEADLHQRDFTANAIAVDVRTQDPIDVCGGISDIGSRTLRMVSEEAFRKDPLRMLRAYRIAAQLGFAIDGPTQTAISRHAWAIASSAAERIRIELFKLLRCDQSLWAVRSMSDRGLLGALFPEIEAGRGCTQNRYHRFDVLDHTLMVFAAMETAWNGPLDGLSESLGAFAKSLPPIDRAWMKLAALLHDIAKPIVREEDLDGAVHFYEHESLGADMARAVCIRLKCSNRETETISTLIRHHLRPFLLFDAERKGQLTRRGIARFLMACTPLVRHVLFHAVCDHLGKADWKIEPGEPKFLAFMDRLDNVWCRSMKTAEDSAGFPDKRLLTGEDLIREFGLRPSATFQKLLDAVEEARLADEIHSRAEAIDLVRNMLNFPK; this is encoded by the coding sequence ATGCCCCTTTCCATCCAGGATGAACATTTCAACCAAACGCTCGATCTGCTGAAAAGCGTCCCGGCGACATTTCCGGTCTATCTCGTCGGCGGCTGTGTGCGGGACCTGCTGCTCACCCGGAAACCGGACGATTACGATGTCGTGGTTGCGGCGTCCGAGGCCCTGGCCTTTGCAGGGCGCCTGGCCCAGCGCTGCCGGAGCCGGGTCGTTTCCCTGGGCAAAGGCTCCGATATCGTCTATCGCATTCCCTGCCGCAGCAGGCTGATCGACGTGATCCCGATGGTCGGCGAATCCATCGAAGCCGATCTGCATCAACGGGATTTCACCGCCAATGCCATCGCAGTCGATGTCCGGACGCAAGATCCGATCGATGTCTGCGGCGGGATCTCCGACATTGGCTCCCGAACGCTCCGGATGGTATCGGAAGAAGCATTTCGCAAGGACCCGCTCCGGATGCTCCGGGCCTATCGCATCGCGGCACAGCTCGGTTTTGCCATCGATGGGCCGACTCAGACAGCCATTTCCCGCCATGCCTGGGCCATCGCATCGTCTGCTGCCGAGCGCATCCGGATCGAACTCTTCAAATTGCTGCGCTGTGATCAATCCCTTTGGGCTGTTCGATCCATGTCGGACCGCGGACTGCTGGGTGCGCTGTTCCCGGAAATCGAGGCGGGCCGGGGTTGCACCCAAAACCGCTATCACCGCTTCGATGTGCTCGATCACACGCTGATGGTGTTTGCGGCCATGGAAACTGCCTGGAATGGGCCCCTCGATGGTTTGAGCGAATCGCTCGGCGCTTTTGCCAAAAGCCTCCCGCCGATCGATCGGGCATGGATGAAACTGGCCGCGCTGTTGCACGACATCGCAAAACCCATCGTCCGGGAAGAAGACCTGGATGGAGCGGTGCATTTTTATGAGCACGAAAGCCTCGGCGCCGACATGGCCCGGGCTGTCTGTATCCGGTTGAAATGTTCAAACCGGGAAACCGAAACCATTTCGACGCTCATCCGGCATCATCTTCGGCCGTTCCTGCTCTTCGACGCCGAGCGAAAAGGCCAGTTGACCCGGCGCGGAATCGCCCGATTTCTGATGGCCTGCACCCCCCTGGTCCGCCATGTGCTCTTTCATGCGGTTTGCGATCATCTGGGCAAGGCGGACTGGAAAATCGAGCCCGGTGAGCCGAAATTTCTCGCCTTCATGGACAGGCTGGACAACGTCTGGTGCAGGTCCATGAAAACGGCTGAAGATTCTGCCGGTTTCCCCGACAAGCGTCTGCTCACCGGAGAAGACCTGATCCGGGAATTCGGGCTCCGGCCTTCTGCGACATTCCAGAAACTGCTCGATGCCGTCGAAGAAGCACGGCTGGCCGATGAAATTCATTCCAGAGCGGAAGCGATCGATCTTGTTCGCAACATGTTGAATTTTCCTAAATAG
- a CDS encoding glycogen-binding domain-containing protein, whose translation MKKNRPQDSKNIEFWFQAEPGKEIFIAGSFNNWNPTKTKLKDTGDGLYKVTIHLSPGAHEYKFVMDDIWLIDPKNPETVENAFGTMNSLLIL comes from the coding sequence ATGAAAAAGAACAGACCGCAGGACAGCAAAAACATTGAGTTTTGGTTTCAGGCTGAGCCAGGGAAAGAAATTTTTATTGCAGGATCTTTCAACAACTGGAATCCAACCAAAACAAAACTGAAGGACACCGGAGATGGCTTGTATAAAGTTACCATTCATCTGTCGCCCGGCGCTCATGAGTACAAGTTTGTGATGGATGATATCTGGCTGATCGATCCCAAAAACCCGGAAACGGTTGAAAACGCTTTTGGCACCATGAACAGTTTGCTGATTTTGTAA